The Streptomyces sp. NBC_00236 DNA window TCGCGACGTAGGCGGCGAGCCGGGACGCGGCCTGCTCCAGGCCTTCGCGGTAGAAGGTGTAGACGGCCGCGTAGCGGGTCGGGAGGTGGCCCGGGTGCATGTCCCAGCCCTGGTAGTAGGCGCGGGCCAGTGCGCGCCGGGTGAGCCCGTAGTGGAGCCGCCAGGCCTCGTGGACCTGAGGGGTGGGCCCCACGGGCAGGACGTTGGTGGAGCCGTCGGAGACACGCACTCCGGTGCCCGCGGCGGCCACCTGCATCACGGCCTTCGCATGGTCGGCCGCGGGATGGTCGCTCGCCTGGTATGCCGCGCTGACCCCGACGCAGGCGCTGTAGTCGAACGTGCCGTAGTGCAGGCCCGTCGCGCGGCCCTGCGCGGCGTCGATCATGCGGGCGACGGCGGCGGTGCCGTCGGCGGCGAGGATCGACTGGCTGGTCTCGATCTGGATCTCGAAGCCGAGCCGCCCGGAGGGCAGGGAGTGTGCCCTCTCGAAGGCTTCGAGAAGCTGGACGAAGGCGGTGACCTGTTCGGGGTACGTCACCTTCGGCAGCGTGAGCACGAGCCCTTCGGGGAGGCCTCCCGACTCCATCAGGCCCGTCAGGAAGACGTCCGTGGTGCGGATGGACCGATCGCGTACACCGGCTTCCATGCACTTCATCCGGATGCCCATGTACGGCGCCGCCGTGCCCTTCGCGTACGCCTCGGAGATCAGCCGGGCCGCGCGGGCCGCGGCCTCGTCCTCCTCGGCGTCCGGCCGGGGGCCGTAGCCGTCCTCGAAGTCGATGCGCAGGTCCTCGACGGGCTCGCGGGCCAGCTTGGCGCGTACGCGGTCGTGGACCGGCCCGGCGAGCTCTTCCGGGATGCCGAGCACCGCGGCGAACGAGGCGGCGTCGGGGGCGTGCTCGTCGAGCGCCTCCAGCGCCCGGTCGCCCCAGGTGCGGATGGTGTCCGCGGTGAAGGTGTCCCCGGGTACGTAGACCGTGTGGACGGGCTGGCGCGTTCCGGGATCGCCCGGGTAGCGGCGGGCGAGTTCGGCGTCCACCGCCGTGAGGGAGGCGCTGATCCCGTCGCTGACCGCACCGGCGAGGCTCGTCGCCACCTTCTCCTGCTGACCCATTTCCGCACCCTCCACGCTCTCGTTGTTTCCGCTTCCCGGAATCAACAATCCGTATAGTGAAGTTATAAGGCTGCCGTATCTGCGTCAATGGTGGTCGGGAACGGCCCGGGGCCGCGCGGTGGGTCTCACCGTGCGGCCCCGGGCCGTTGTCCGTGTGTACCGGTCGAGGGTCAGCCCTTGCGGGCGGTGATCTCGTCGGTGAGCTGGGGGACGACGTTGAAGAGGTCGCCGA harbors:
- a CDS encoding DUF6986 family protein — encoded protein: MGQQEKVATSLAGAVSDGISASLTAVDAELARRYPGDPGTRQPVHTVYVPGDTFTADTIRTWGDRALEALDEHAPDAASFAAVLGIPEELAGPVHDRVRAKLAREPVEDLRIDFEDGYGPRPDAEEDEAAARAARLISEAYAKGTAAPYMGIRMKCMEAGVRDRSIRTTDVFLTGLMESGGLPEGLVLTLPKVTYPEQVTAFVQLLEAFERAHSLPSGRLGFEIQIETSQSILAADGTAAVARMIDAAQGRATGLHYGTFDYSACVGVSAAYQASDHPAADHAKAVMQVAAAGTGVRVSDGSTNVLPVGPTPQVHEAWRLHYGLTRRALARAYYQGWDMHPGHLPTRYAAVYTFYREGLEQAASRLAAYVAKAGGDVMDEPATAKALSGYLLRGIDCGALDTAEVARLTGLTRADLDAFASPRRGGLTVTTP